gaagatgaaatagggtattaaaaatcataaaattatatacaatattaTGAGACTAGacaacagtgttctttatatataaacaaaatacaaaaacaacagagaacacaaaatttatttgataaaaaatagtttctttttaaacaaataatGCAAGTAATGGATGTGGTGATTTAATCAGAAAAACATGAGGCCTCAggttcagaatctatttctatcattatctcatcctggtcatctacattctgcatttcaatgtactgatgagaagtTGTGGAATTTTATTTTTCACGAGTCGTCAGCTCAGTtatggattggtctacgtctaaaGAGGTATTTATACGGGCTAGTTTTTGAAACAATTTGTTGCCGAAAATATATATTTGGTATGTTTCTGGCAACATTACAGCCATATAATGAAAATATCGCCGTTTGGCTGAGCCATATGGCCGAAATGTTACTGGTATTTGAACACTATTGCAGTGCCTGATGCGTTGCCGATAAAGTCGAACTGGTGTGGAAAATTTTGCATGTTGCTCTGTATTTCCTCTTTATTTCCTATACTCTGTTgaaatttaatttggttttgtcaaaacatacaaataaaagATGAATATGTGGTCAAATGAAATCACAATAAGGTTTATTAATGCAGTACATTTACGTCCAGAGTTGTGGAACTTGGCATACTTCTGGAACTATGAGACAAATGGAAGAGTAGTGCACCCTGAATAAATACATTAAACTAAAACTGTTagtataatataaataacaattgCTAATCTTGTTGAGATTGTTGATCACGTTTGATCTTTCTTCTCTATTCTTGGCCCTATCATATTTATTATTAGTTCGAAatcactttttgacattcttgAAAAATTCTTAAACAAATAATTGTCTAGCATTATTTCCATAGTTAAATTACTCATTGTTTTGCGTTTACTTAGAAAAGCCGTATCCATATTTTccgtttttaatttttcttttttatatatcgTCTTAGCACGATTAAGGACGAAGCATagaatattctcttgagaatattctcttcttacatcactagacgtaggtagatatattcctggactttttctatctcactgccatttatgtctggggtcatctgtgtttgtcattatttttgtttttctcatattAATTTTTAGGCCAACGTATTGGAAGCTACCTGCGAGTTTCaccatcataatttgcagttcctcgaatgagctcgcaataatcacaatgtcgtcagcgaatctgaggtggtttagcttgtttccattaacgttaatgccataggttgaccaaattgtagttttgaagacgtcttctatgGACAGGTTGCTGGTACTAAGAGAAGTCATTTTAATTGACACACTTATGTTTTCTTCAAGAAGTAAGGTCCAAGCATTTGATACAGCTCCAGCTGGTGATACAGTCATGAAACAGACACCTAACTGCATTTCGAGGTTATTTGGTATGCTCCTAAGATGTAACTCAGTAGAGGATTTACGAAAAAATTACCGGATAGTGCTATTGCTGGTCCAACGCATAATGCTACCGAAGTTATACTTATTTATAATGAGACAAGTATGAGAATACAACATTTCGGTATATTTATGTTTGGTGTGCTTTAAAAAGGTATCTAATAGGGTCAAATTAAAGAATTTACGTATTGTACAATAGGTACATCTAGGAATAATCAACGCAATCGAAAATATTCACCAGAAcaacgcaataaaagtaaaagttgaAGAAGcactaactgacccaattaaaGCTGCCAATGTGATAGGAAAAGGGGATTCCTTGTGTCCTCCATTGTTCAACCTGACCATggaggaaataataaaaaaataagatctAAAAAAGATTAAAATAACTTCAATGGAGAAacataacttaaaataatctgctatgcagacgacggaTCCTGCAGCAATTTATTATAAccaccaaaaaatacaaaagccGTGGTAATCACACAGCGCATCTACTAAGATGTAAACTAGAGGTGGAGAGTCACATACAAAAGACACATCAGAGATGAAAACCATTAgaaaaatcaatggtaagacactatggtagagagctagaagtacatatataagaaaaagaaaataatcgttttcgttttgattcaattcgagtctcttgccatcctctgacacagtgtttcttctgggtctctaccctttatcgaagaggctattgcaagtagattgaattgaatcaactcgagacgaagaagaactgcatctattaaaatatctgcagtatattgtggttagactgtcctctaacggggaatgacaaaataaaaataaatttcttttacttattttgtcattccccgttagaggacagtctaaccacaatatactgcagatattttaatagatgcagttcttcttcgtctcgagttgattcaattcagtctacttgcaatagcctcttcgataaagggtagagacccagaaacactgtgtcagaggatggcaagagactcgaattgaatcaaaatgaagacgattattttctttttctttttcatgctttactcggtttagagtacaaaatgaccaagtgttcttaaggtattctgagacgcattgttggagaagctcctcctagcggcgccgcttgatactatcgtatctcggttaacagaatcctgactcttggtcgaaatttattttacttattttgtcattccccgttagaggacagtctaaccacaatatactgcagatattttaaaagatgcagttcttcttcgtctcgagttgattcaattcagtctacttgcaatagcctcttcgataaagggtagagacccagaagaaacactgtgtcagaggatggcaagagactcgaattgaatcaaaacgaaaacgattattttctttttctttttcatgctttactcggtttagagtacaaaatgaccaagtgttcttaaggtattctgagacgcattgttggagaagctcctcctagcggcgccgcttgatactatcgtatctcggttaacagaatcctgactcttggtcgaaatttattttacttacatATATAAGACGGAGATGCAAAGTGAAGAACATCGTGGCCTGAGTAAGAAGCAGAGGAGTAGAATGGAATGAAcgcataagccgaatgacaacaaaataGAATAGTAAAGACAACAAAAGACGGTTCCCCTACAGGAAGACGATCGTGGGAAAACCCATttttaattttcattattttgaattaaagccaatttattcttcttcttctttctcgaaattccttatgcccctcaggggcgtcggaggttttattcatcttctatccatctcttccatttcttgcggtcctttgctaactctttcatttgttgatgtgtttttcccttttcctgtccaatttctataatctgatcgatccatctcttccttggcctccctttccttcttttaccatatcttttcgattccatcacctgctttggtagtcttccctggtccattctgttaatgtgtccataccattttaattttctttttatttataacCCATATTTATTCCAAGCCAATTTATTTATAACCCATAAACAAGAAGAAATTGAATAATATGGTTAATTATTGGTTTTTTAGGTTTCGATATcccaaaaatatacataaaatataCTTTATCGTTGCACCGAAAactcaattttttattttatccAAGTCCAAAATggaaaatccgcaaatgaaatttcggATGTGGGGATTATCTTTAAGTCAGGAGGTTATTTTTATCTATGGTTAGAGgtgaaaaatattataaaaaagtcatttCGCTAATTTCAAAACGCTAAGAAATAAGGTCCTAAGTGATACTTAAACTTAAACTCCAATGGGTGCAATACCAGTTCATCTGGATTGAACATGGACAGTAACTTTCGATGTTATAACCAAAGCGgctaaattattattatattttcgtAAGATATTGCAGATAACTAGGGCAgcaaatatgtaataaaacttaaaaaaaataatgtggtactattatattttaaaaacgtaaaaataaataaaaataatatataaaaactaTTTGCCCTCCTAGATAGATAGATACTCGCTTGAGCTGGAATCATTGTCGAAAGAATCTGAATTTGAGGAGATAAACGATCCACTTGTATTTCTTTCTAATTTAAACTTTTCTATTAGTTCTTGAAAATATATTCGATTGTTTAGCAAGTAGTCGACAAAAAAAGCTTCGATATCAAATTGTGGACGTTTCTTCAATACTGCTCGAATCAGATTGTTTACAATAAATTTGATTTCAGGGTGGTTCTTCAAATATCTATGAACAAAAAGTGTATTCTTGTTATTATTGGGTATAAACTGTTAAAAATATATAAGAGTAATAAAAATATTACCAAATTGAGAAAAACAAcataaaataatctgctatgcagacgatgcaatactaatctatCAAAGTGAAGgtgccagaaaatttaacatgttaatttttccataaaagacaaaatgcatggttataacttCTCTgtttataacagcaaatccagtaaggtgtaaattagagc
This genomic window from Diabrotica virgifera virgifera chromosome 1, PGI_DIABVI_V3a contains:
- the LOC114330285 gene encoding uncharacterized protein LOC114330285 — translated: MAYESLYQPDPLDFHPCDVPSGLKDYKLSEITDDQQIELNNFKLDRIKEDHIYLKNHPEIKFIVNNLIRAVLKKRPQFDIEAFFVDYLLNNRIYFQELIEKFKLERNTSGSFISSNSDSFDNDSSSSEYLSI